In the genome of Triticum urartu cultivar G1812 chromosome 5, Tu2.1, whole genome shotgun sequence, one region contains:
- the LOC125508754 gene encoding prosaposin-like — translation MRTMGLGLGAPFFLLVLLLLAAGTGAVPQDKRVRRNYVLLDLNTIEIRPNDKEEIASSKIPVSGESGSTVCSTCENLTNKAVSYLSDKQTQDEIMEILHGACSQTFSLEQKCLEMVDSYATLLFAKITEIKPDEFCKQYGLCRDVSFLSVAKSESTCTFCRHLVDEVLSKMRDPDAQFEILQLLIKECNKVKGHVQECKRMVLEYVPLILVNGEKLLEKKDVCTLMQACDASKTRAGGSFFDGELRSDA, via the exons ATGCGCACGATGGGTTTGGGATTGGGAGCGCCGttcttcctcctcgtcctcctcttgcTGGCCGCTGGCACTGGAGCTGTGCCGCAGGACAAGAGGGTTCGCAGGAATTATG TTCTTCTCGATCTCAATACAATCGAGATCCGCCCAAATGACAAGGAGGAAATTGCCTCTAGCAAAATTCCTGTCTCTGGTGAGAGTGGCAGCACAGTATGCTCAACTTGTGAGAATTTGACAAATAAAGCTGTCAGTTATCTTAGTGATAAACAAACACAAGATGAGATCATGGAGATTCTTCATGGTGCCTGTTCTCAGACATTCTCCTTAGAACAGAAG TGCCTTGAGATGGTGGACTCGTATGCAACTCTTCTCTTCGCCAAGATCACTGAAATCAAGCCAGACGAGTTCTGCAAACAGTATGGCCTCTGTAGGGACGTATCTTTTCTGTCTGTTGCGAAAAGTGAAAGCACTTGCACATTTTGCCGCCACCTCGTCGATGAAGTTCTCTCGAAAATGAGAGATCCTGACGCTCAG TTTGAGATACTTCAACTTCTCATCAAGGAGTGCAACAAGGTTAAAGGTCATGTGCAGGAG TGCAAGAGAATGGTTCTGGAATACGTTCCCCTCATCCTGGTCAACGGCGAGAAGCTCCTCGAGAAGAAGGATGTATGCACTCTTATGCAAGCCTGTGACGCCAGCAAAACGAGAGCCGGCGGATCGTTCTTCGATGGGGAACTGAGGAGCGATGCTTGA